The Manduca sexta isolate Smith_Timp_Sample1 chromosome 1, JHU_Msex_v1.0, whole genome shotgun sequence sequence TAGCAATAGGCcacgtaaattaaaattattttttattaataattatttcgttcgaaacttacacttttttatggTACATCTACGgtagtaacttattgtaaaccATTACTTCCaattatatggtttcatttcgtaaagcaatgttaaaattacactATATTTCAGCCAACCCCCAGCAAGTGCAACCACCCGCGATAGTAATATTTGACTTGAACACAGACACGCAAATCTTAAGGTATCAATTTAAAGATGAAGATATACCCGCTGCGAATACACCGACTGGTAAGTCATACTTTGAATAGTGAGACAGTGAGTCACTTAATGAGTTATTGAGTCAGCGAGTGTTTGAgttaatgaaaaatttattaaGGTACCTAATACGTTAATCGTAATAAGAGTGAGTGATTGAATCATTGAAGTAATGAGTTAATGAGTCATCGAAATAGTCAGTGCTTGAGTCAGAAAATTAGCGATAAAATGCTTAATCCCAATTTAggtataaaattctattaaacaaaatacttaccACAGGAAACTAAATTTCTTAAAATCAtagtattttgaataataaataagcagaaaaaaataatctcgcaatgttatcgtaaaatattttactattctcACTGACACAATGACTGACTTAACACTCACTATTTTAATGACTCAATCATTCACTCGTTCATTAATGACACTGACATTaaaaaacgaaaaagcaaaTGGCGCCCCAAGTAAACACACACATcgcgcatttatctccgaaggggtatgcagaggcgcagccagggcacccacttttcgccaagtgtgttccgtcccatgatgtgatagggggcgagcttatcgctatatcgggcataaattccagactgatactaagcaggaaaacccaaatatcactttgcccgacctggcatttgaacccaggacctcagagcgctgccctACCGTGCATGCAGgagaactacgccaccaaggcaggcgccctaagtaaattttacattttcctgGTCAAGTACATACAAATGCTTTATCCACAGGCCTGGCGTCAATAACCATAGACATGCAGTCGGATTGTGCCTCCGCCTACGCGTATGTACCAGATCTGACTACGTTTGGTCTTATAGTGTATTCGCTGAAAGATAATGACAGCTGGAGGTTGTCGCACAGTTACTTCCACTTCAATCCTATAGCTGGAAACTTGAATATTGCGGGTAAGTAAAATAAtcaagtggcgatagcctagttggttgtagaacggactgccgagacgaatgtccgcagattcaaaacccaaacacacctctgatttttctaaaataatgagggtatttgtgaattaccgctttaacggtgaaggaaaacatcgtcagtaaactgcatacctgagaagttctctacagtaattttgagggtgtgtgaagtcttcccgcactacagcgtggtagactaaggcccaatccctcttaatagtagaggaggcccgtgcccaacggtgggacagtataatataatgcagggctattgtttttattaaagtatgtcAGTGCATGACGTAACAGCGAATAGAAGACCTAAAACCGAAACCAAACATCATTCCAGGACAGAATTTCCAATGGAACGACGGCATATTTAGCATCACAATCAAACAAACCGGCAGAGAGTGCAACACGGCGTACTTCCACCCACTGATTAGTTTCCACGAGTTCGCTGTATCAACCTGTGTTCTTAATAACAAGACGGCTATCCAGGCATCCAATTACTGGTCACTTTATTCTGTAAGTATGAAAATACTCCTAGCCGATCGGCAatcggtcaatctcaacggggatcagccacgcaggagatataatgcacaagtgtgtacaATACTCAGCATACtttgtttcttcactctcatagtccgatgagacggcaatccgacatgaccggagagagatcaggaccAAGGGCTTTACGtgccgaggcacgggggtatcacagcAAACTTCCTAACTtaactgcgactgagtaattaaGATGGAAAAAACTAGTTCTAATTACTTTCGACCGGACCCGGAATCCTACAGGATCTCAGCATGGTAGTCGTATTCGTAACACGTACACACAGTAACTACGCTATCGAGACAAACTATTAATTCTTCCAGTGACTAATTTCAAGGTGTTTGGAAAAATCTTTCTTTAATTGAAGGATTGGTCCCAcggaatttttaataaaatcggtTAAGCCAGGGGTTCCCTAAGTATGCCCCGTAGAAAGTAAAGAGGGGCATCGTCAGTCGATTTTTTTCGACTGTCTTCTTCAATAGGACAGGGCGCCGCgaaaaaatactaaacttgTAACTGCGCCGCGGATTACAAAGATTGAGAACCCCTGGGTTAAGCAGTTTGTTCACCATATTATCACCAGGTAGTAGGAGAGCGTGGTGATGAGAGCCAGTCGACGATGCACGGCCACCACGCCGGCTCCAACGTGATGTTCTACGCCGAGATCGGCCGCAGCGCCGTCACCTGCTGGCACACCGCTAGACTCCTCAAGCCCTCCAACATCGCCATATTAGCGAAAGACAACACGCGATTGAGTTATCCTTGCGGTAAGTTTAAAATCCAACACGAATTTAAACAGATCACCAATTGTAAAGGGGCAATGCCCATCagtcataaatattatagtctgttaagatttttatatattatctgtGGTGTAGAGGTGCAACACTAGTTTATGTCTCCTTTGTGGTTTCCAAAAAAATGTAGTCGACATGTttctgttaaaattaataaaaagtatttgtataTAACGCTGCATATAATTTTGAGATTAAATCCCGAAAGAAAAGCAAAATAcccctaagatgtttttattacactaaCACCAATTtactttttctcttttttttttttactcactttaatattttattgttttttttagcgAATAGTCTTTCGTTTGACCACtatctcgcctgatggtaagtgatgatgTGGTTTACGGTGGAGCACGCTTGCCTAGAAGATAGGTACATATTCACTCGTGACTTGAAGATGCCCAGGTTATAATTATCGGGAAATATAGACTCCGGCAAAGAGTTTCGTTTGTGTGCAAAATGCACTAAAAACGAAAAGTATTCagtgaacataaaataatcctGCACAGTATTTCATTTACGTATTGAAAATGAGTAAGGTAAAAGATCCGTTAAAGATTCGCCAAAAAAGCATCGATATCCGTAACATCACCATATTTGAGAGTCCACGAAATAAGCGCAACGCTGCGCTGTCGACGTCTCGTACAAataattagtttgttttttttcgcAACACTTATACATAGGTTTAAAGTTCCCacgttctttttatttatttcagactTGCATGTAACGGATGACGAGGTTTGGGTGATGGCCAACTCTCTCCCGCGCTTCAGCTACTCCAGACTTGACACTGACGAATACAACTTCTTCGTATATAGGTTAGCacattaattgatttttttattgctttgaatgacgagacgagcttgcctttcgcctgatggtgagcgatacgaccgaaacagtagaaacataataataatatcagccctgaattatatacttgcccactgcagagcacgggcctcctctactactgagagggattaggccttagtccaccacgatgtagtgcggattggtagacttcacacaccttcgaaattcctgtagagaacttctcagatgtgcaggtttcctcacgatgttttccttcaccgttaaagcgaacgataaattcacaaagaatacacacatgtttttagaaaagtcagaggtgtgtgccctagggatttgaacctgcggacattcgtcttggcagtccgttccacatccaactaggctatcaccgcttagaAAGGTGTAGAAACAtcaacacgttgaattacaaagtattgtttggtattccactgcgctcgcttaagacatgagatgttaattatcatttccagtagttacactggctacaatgttcaaaccggaacacaacagtgactacacactgcttggcgcATTATCCGCTGCTCCTGTAATAGCTCTCCGACATGATAGCCAACAATAGTGGTCTTAGGAAGTGGTTGAATGGAGCCACCGccttatttcctttttttatatgggcacccctaagtgaccccactgtacctgatggtaagtggtgtggggtccaatagaatgtcgactgatgagagattacTACCCCTTATGGGATAAAAGCGAACCTCATAGATAaccggcgacagcctagttggttgtggaacggactgcagagacaaatgtccgcaggttcaaatcacaagggcacactcctgacttttctaaaaaaatgtgggtattttttgtaaatgatcgcttgctttaacggtgaacgaaaacatcgtgaggaaatctgcatatctgagaaattctctataggaattttcgaagttGTGTAAAGTCTGCctgcactacagcgtggtggactaaggcctaaaccctctcagtagtagaggaggcccgtgcagtgggacagtatataatacagggctgatattattgttattattatatagtcaAAATGAggctttattttcatatttattcctttttttcaGAGCATCTATAAAAGATCTCATATCGGGGACAATTTGCAACAACTAAACTAGAAATAAaacgatgtttatttattatttaataaacaaaattacagtTAACATTGTTTTATTCACACCATACTTTccttatcctactaatataataaatgcgaaagtttgtgaggatctttgtatgtttgttcctctttcacgaaaaaactactgaacggacttggatgaaactttacagtaatattggttatacatcagaataacacataggctacaatttataatgattttgtgtaatttggtcataatataacaatacatatcaagtaagtctgAAAAAATACGTATCCCGGTaaatccttcacgcgggcgaagccgcgaacaaaagctactatattataattctctttgcaccTTACTCTTCAGCTTTCTCACGCCTGCTTTCTTGCTGGGCTGCTGTATTTAGCCTTACTAGCTCTGATAAGGAAAggagaaagagaaagaaaattCCTAGAATATGGCAGAGGAAAAGAGGATGTTTTCCTCGTCCCTTCTTACCTAGGGCTGCCATACGTCCCGAATTCCCCGGATTTGTCTGTGATATTGTAAACCACTCCTTATTCTAATAACTTTGTCATGTATGCAATCAGCCTTAGCAAGTGTGCCAATATGAGAAATGGATATACTTCGGATGGTTGGCTGCCGAGAATAATGTCGGTCttcactaataaattattacaaaccaAATCTGCTTTATGTTCATACAAAAACATCACATTGTCCTAGTATGAACGGTGTCCGGAGGGCCTCCAGTAGGGATTTTAAAAAGTGTCCAGATGTAATCACAGAGATATCGTAAGCCCGCCGCATTACGCATTTACACTTTCATGGAGAATCAAGGGCATAGCTACAGCCGTATCAGCCATGTCAGTAATAAAGGGGCCATCTTGGcgcatacctacattaaactaagcaagcgcccaaaagttcgcactgccctgaagtcCCCCAAACAAATTTACATATAGGGCACCTATATGGCAAGTTACGATACTGTGGAAAATAATGCCCCTGCTTAGGGTTCCGGGGAGCTCCCAGGGGCTTGCACTACACCGCACGGCCCTAGCGCTACGTCCTTGATCATTGCGTGAACATCTCTAGGGTATTGGCAACCCTGGCCAGTTTGAGCGCGTCGAGAGCCCGCCGCGGCTCGGCGAGCCAGTCCCGCCGGCCGCGCGTCGTCACCAGCCGTCCCAGCATCCACCGCATCAGCTCCAACTTCTCTAATAATTTGTGCATCCGCCTGGAaacattaagtaataattaaatggacATACACACACCCTCACGCCTTTTATATCCAAAGTGGTAAATAGCAGCGGAACTTATTACTCTTTGAGGATGGACTCCATAGGAGCAGATTTTTTACTGTCGGTAAGCGTCAGTCTATGTCAGTATGGTTCAGTCCATGTCAGTAAGTGTCAGTCAATGTCAGTAAGTGTCAGTCTGTCAGTAAGTGGCAGTCTATGTCAGTAAGTGTCAGTCCATGTCAGTGAGTGTCAGTTAATGTCAGTAAGTCTCAGTCTGTGTCAGTAAGTATCAGTCTAAGTCAGTAAGTGTCAGAGAATGAAAAATTGACACTGAAAAGTATTGTGCTGACCTTACTTGCAAACTATAAGTGCATTAACAGAatactgttatttataatactaacgGATACAAAGGTCCGGTGTCCATCTCCTCATCATCATCTGCCTCTTCCCTCATGTCCCTGAGGTCCGTCAGTTCCTTGTCCCACTGATCTCTCACCAACAGATACTCCTCTTCCTTCTCTTTGAGGACAGTCTCCATGTGACGTAATTGTGTCTCTGTTGTTCCATACTCTGAAAGTGCTGCAAGTAGTTTCCTGAGGGAATTAAGAAGAAATCTTGTTTTATCTTACCATACAAATACTGTTTAACGATAACCATTTTaaagagaaaaacaaaaaaaatatattaaatctatggtttttatttaagtaatttgatCCCacaggaaataaatatttttaagcagaTAGCAATAGCTTTGTGCAGGTGGCACTTTGTGATGAATGGCTACAGTAATTTTAGCCCTTTTGTAGTGGAAAGGCCATGCTGACAAAACCACAACTAACACCCAGTGGAGGAACTGCTGCTTTGATctacaattgttttatatttttttatttcttccttCCTGCCAGCTCCacctggcttctttgtttactttgtaccctcacttattttatgtccaatataaaatgtctgtagttatataagcaacttaatttgagtaataattattctcatgtaccttgatctttcataagtgcaactatgttcgcctatgtgatgaataaagcattttatttatttatttaaatacagacAATGTTACAACCCATTTGATGGTCATCATCTTGAATCACCCATTGCGTTTAGCTTCACCAAGAGCTGAACTACATTTCCCTAAACACTCACCCCTTCCTCTCCAACATTTCCGGATCCAACCTATCATCAGGTGTGGTGACCAGTTTTTTAACAGCATGTGTGTGCGTGAGAGTCTTCACTAAAACCTGCTCGAGCACTTTAGCTGCTGCCCTATCTCCATATTCCTTTAGTGTCTGCTGTGATTTAGGCTGCTCAGTTATTTGCGGtgttactaaaaaatatatattttttttatatatttattaattcagtCTACATATTAGGGTACAAACACCATAATATGCCTTAAatataattgacaaagaatggTTGCACTATGTTTGTAACCTTTTACATGTAGGCACAGCATGCTTAATAAGTAGTATGTTAAACTAAAGTAAAGACtagaacttaaataataatataatatcagccctgtgtatactgtctcactgctgcacgggcctccactaATACTGAGAAAGATTAAACCTTAGTTCACCatgctgtagtgcggattgttagccttcacacaccctcaaaattcctatagagaatttctcagatatgcaggtttcctcacaatgttttttcttgttaataaaacaagcgatcatacacacataattttggatatgtcagatgtgtgtgcccctGGGTTCAATATCTACGGACATTAGTCtcagcagtctgttccacacacaactaggctatccttgttttattataggtttatttgtaattaaccATAACTAGTTTTTTGCATATAATAATCAGCCATTATGTATTCACTGCTGAACGTAGACCTCCCCTAAAGATACATCCACCTAGTTTCTGTGACTTGTCAGATTATCTGTTagtataatactatttttaatgttattttaagctAAAACTTCACTAATTTATGAATGTAAACACTTGTAAGTTTGTCTGTTTGCTACGAAGGCGTAGGCTGAAGTGTAGATTTAACCTAGATTTTATTGAACTTACGTCGATGCAAAGTTATGAACAAAGAGGTTGAAATAACTTTTCTACCTATTTTTTGCTACCTATTTTTCTTCACAATTAAACCAGAAAAGAATGCTAAATTGTACATTCGTTTTGATACCTTGATCCGTAGATAGGAACACTTAATTTCCTCATATCGCAGTCTACCTTTATTATGATGATGAGACCTTAAAATCTTTCCAATTTGTTCGATCGAATTTAAAATCAGATTATTTCCAAAGCTCCACCAAATATGTGGATTAAACTAATGATAAAGGTTAAACATACTTACAGGATAGAGGTTTAGCACGTAAAAGTTTTAGTTTCGCTGAAAACAGCGATAAGTCTTGTAATTTCTTTGTAATGCTGTCTTCGAAAGTATCTCCAATTTTAGCAGAGTATAACTCTTGTGAAACTTGTCGTAACTCACTTTCGAAGTTAAGGCACACATTTTGTAACGCTTTAAAAGCAGACATTGTGGTAATTTTGCACTATTTTGTCTTCTAAATCAtgaaaacacataaattattatacattaaaaaaattccaTTCAAAAcatccaatccaatttattttatttggctgtattattcaaaacataacaattcgttattttaagtttttaaatatatgcatTATGTCAGGCAAGGGAAACATGAAACATAGTTATCTGtgtcattattatttgaataattttataaaacttattcatTTATCAACTGTATTCCGTACTCTTATAATatctaatgtaatttataataagagatattaataaaaaaccgATATTTGTGTCTTCACTTGATAtcctaagatttttttttacaacactGATAACTGTCTACTGTCAACTGTCAACGTCATATCTGCCAAGTCAAATCAGTGAGTGAAAAAAATggagttacaaaaataaacagcgCAAAATAAAACAACGTCTTTCGCGCTatgaaattgaattaaaatatatcgtaaacTTCATTCCACGCTCCGTTGTACAAAAATCGCAATCCAATCATGATCGAGGACGAAGAAAATACTGCACATCTGTCTATGTTCCCAACCGAACTTCTGTTATACATTTTCACCTATCTATCAGGACGTCAACTCATAAGGTGCCGGGAAGTGTGCTCGCGATGGAAAATCGTCATCGATGGGACGGTGCAAAGTGATTTTTTATGGCGCAGGCACACTGTATgcgattttaaaaacatatgttttCATGCGCGTCAAAGGACGCGTACAGAGATCTTATGGTTCGAATTATACAGGAATTTATGTGCGTGGCGCATATTATCCAAAGCTGTGGAGACTAGGGATGAGTTCGCTTCAGCGTCCATGATCAGTCAAGAGATACGGGGCTTCGAAATTCTACCAGAAGGGTCCGTAGGTGTTCACACTAAAGGATCAATCGATTATTATGATATAGAAACGCTCGCGAGGTCCCGTCGCGGCGTTATACACGGAGACTTCTCACGCTACACGGAGACTACTGAATAtctaatattaatgaatttccATCTTCATCTTTTCATTATCCGGAAATTAATACCAACGAAAACTCCGAACAGCATAACATTCAACAACGTGAAAACCTTCATACTTATAGAACATAAGGTATACTTCGTAAACTTGAACGATGAGATCCATATATGCAATTTACAAAATTGGGAAATGGAGGggaaatttataaagaaatcaGACGATTGCATCATGTGTTTAGGAAGTACGGACGAAAAGCTCCACATATTAACATTTCAAAGGAACATATACACATTAGAAGGACGCGATTTGGTGTTCGAATGCTGTCTTGGACCGAACACGAACCTACTACACCAATTGCGCAAATACAACTTTCTCGACCAATTAGACTGGCGAATTTACTTCCAATGGATGTATATTCTGAGCCACACCGTCCCTGACGGTCCACTGCGAGACATAGTCACAATACGAGCATACGGAGACGCATACTTCGTCGGTTCAAATTGGGGTGTCCTTCGTATATATTTTGCACCCTACCCAGACGGAGAATTTGATATATTCAACACAGAGCCAGTTAAGCAATACAATTTTATGGAGAGATATGACTGTCCAGTGTTGTCTATGTGTCCGATTTTAATGATAGATGTGATGGAAGGAGAGAGAGGACATACGGTGCTTATAGCAATGCCGAAGAAGATCGCCGTGTTGAACTTCAACCATGATTATGAAACGCCTCAAGTTCAAGCGGTATTGTCCATAGAGGAGAAGAGGAAGTTGAATTGTACAGTGGTTGTTGAGGAAGTTGATCCAAGTCCAGTAGGCTGTCAGTGATTGAAGGATGTGGAGCTGAAGGTGGGTTTAGTAACATATTTAACAAAGGCATAATACAGAGTAcagcgatagcctatttggctgtggaacggactgccgagacaaatgtccgcaggttcaaatcccaagggcacacacctctgacgtttctaaaaaaattatgtgtgtattctttgtgaattatcggttgctttaacggtgaaggaaaacatcgtgaggaaacctgcatacctgagatattcttaataggaatttttgagggtgtgtgtagtctaccaacccacattacagcgtggtggactaaggcctaatcccactcagtagtagagaaggcccatgcccaacagtgggacagtatactataatacagggctgatattattatacagaacacatcattattaacaatacttaagcactaaattacaaaaacaaagctTATGTTTTTCgtaaaaattaattgttaatgttttgaataaattgtattatttcagATCTCAACTTCCCGCCGTATGTGCCACGAGAGGTGACGAGCAACGACGCGGCGCAACGCAGGTTTAGTATTCATAAAGCTGCGTAATATTGCGACCTACAAGTGGACATTGAAACTTCCGAAATATACAAGATAAAGTCGCATTGGTTTGTGGAACCGTCGTGTCGTGTACGCCCTGATTGAAGGCATTCCAGTTGAGATCttcatagtaataaaatgtttttaatgttagttttaaaaGGGGGAGTCAAGTAAAATTGAGGCTTAAGTAGTACAATTAACGCACAATCTGTGTATATACAGGTATTGTGTTGACTGAAAAATAATCGACAGTTCATACTCTATGGACGTAGTCATTCCATCACTTGAAGTGCAGTCACTGTGCCATTCCGCCGAGCTAAAtacaaaagcggtatctcaaaaaaaaaaacttgatttttatgtcgtctgatagcttaaataaatacccatccaatgaacttatctaaatatcggtatcttgtttagaccttgttaaaaatccttaaaagagtttctctatcacagttttacatacaaaactttgataatctagaaataaggtttccctgacataccgcttttgcgcttagcacggcagaattcCCGATAAACAATTTGTTGTTTGACATATGGCTGAATGTTTGATAGTTTCTAACggcatatttgtttttaaataaggaataaaactgtccgaaattaataattaataatttatgttaaggtggtagctcaaggtccattttcatacattttgtttcggctttaatctgggtaactaaacaagtattggcaagtaaagaatttaaattcacgtctagttagtgattagttctcgcagttgaagaaaaacgtaaaataattaataatcatggatatttcggcctttaaaatttaatatgacgaaattttaaaggcagaaatatccatgattattaattatttttatttttcaactgcgagaactaatcactaactagacgtgaatttaaattctttacttgccaatacttgtttagttacccagattaaaggcgaaacaaaatgtatgaaaatggaccttgaggtatctcCTTAAATTTGATCTGTTCATAATTaggtatgaaaattaatttgttaataacttagtcaacatgtttttttatttatttgacgcaaaaatgtgataaaattat is a genomic window containing:
- the LOC115452856 gene encoding L-dopachrome tautomerase yellow-f2 isoform X1, which gives rise to MTIKLLILLQLSVIVSSIQDDRKVGRLTEVFAWKQLTYDIDGVALTQDRVTNFEQNALLRRKRQSDLVYFKNEYMDERIWSDKYSRMDSRVIPRWNLYRPKPSQPNVGTNVNQSDAFFIQYNNVPMGVERVGDRVFITVPRRRYGIPSTLNYVELNQRERSPALKPYPDIRQARSLTSVYRTRADQCGRLWMVDTGLLEIPANPQQVQPPAIVIFDLNTDTQILRYQFKDEDIPAANTPTGLASITIDMQSDCASAYAYVPDLTTFGLIVYSLKDNDSWRLSHSYFHFNPIAGNLNIAGQNFQWNDGIFSITIKQTGRECNTAYFHPLISFHEFAVSTCVLNNKTAIQASNYWSLYSVVGERGDESQSTMHGHHAGSNVMFYAEIGRSAVTCWHTARLLKPSNIAILAKDNTRLSYPCDLHVTDDEVWVMANSLPRFSYSRLDTDEYNFFVYRASIKDLISGTICNN
- the LOC115452850 gene encoding uncharacterized protein LOC115452850, with the protein product MIEDEENTAHLSMFPTELLLYIFTYLSGRQLIRCREVCSRWKIVIDGTVQSDFLWRRHTVCDFKNICFHARQRTRTEILWFELYRNLCAWRILSKAVETRDEFASASMISQEIRGFEILPEGSVGVHTKGSIDYYDIETLARSRRGVIHGDFSRYTETTEYLILMNFHLHLFIIRKLIPTKTPNSITFNNVKTFILIEHKVYFVNLNDEIHICNLQNWEMEGKFIKKSDDCIMCLGSTDEKLHILTFQRNIYTLEGRDLVFECCLGPNTNLLHQLRKYNFLDQLDWRIYFQWMYILSHTVPDGPLRDIVTIRAYGDAYFVGSNWGVLRIYFAPYPDGEFDIFNTEPVKQYNFMERYDCPVLSMCPILMIDVMEGERGHTVLIAMPKKIAVLNFNHDYETPQVQAVLSIEEKRKLNCTVVVEEVDPSPVGCQ
- the LOC115452856 gene encoding L-dopachrome tautomerase yellow-f2 isoform X2 codes for the protein MTIKLLILLQLSVIVSSIQDDRKVGRLTEVFAWKQLTYDIDGVALTQDRVTNFEQNALLRRKRQSDLVYFKNEYMDERIWSDRPKPSQPNVGTNVNQSDAFFIQYNNVPMGVERVGDRVFITVPRRRYGIPSTLNYVELNQRERSPALKPYPDIRQARSLTSVYRTRADQCGRLWMVDTGLLEIPANPQQVQPPAIVIFDLNTDTQILRYQFKDEDIPAANTPTGLASITIDMQSDCASAYAYVPDLTTFGLIVYSLKDNDSWRLSHSYFHFNPIAGNLNIAGQNFQWNDGIFSITIKQTGRECNTAYFHPLISFHEFAVSTCVLNNKTAIQASNYWSLYSVVGERGDESQSTMHGHHAGSNVMFYAEIGRSAVTCWHTARLLKPSNIAILAKDNTRLSYPCDLHVTDDEVWVMANSLPRFSYSRLDTDEYNFFVYRASIKDLISGTICNN
- the LOC115452851 gene encoding uncharacterized protein LOC115452851 produces the protein MSAFKALQNVCLNFESELRQVSQELYSAKIGDTFEDSITKKLQDLSLFSAKLKLLRAKPLSLTPQITEQPKSQQTLKEYGDRAAAKVLEQVLVKTLTHTHAVKKLVTTPDDRLDPEMLERKGKLLAALSEYGTTETQLRHMETVLKEKEEEYLLVRDQWDKELTDLRDMREEADDDEEMDTGPLYPRMHKLLEKLELMRWMLGRLVTTRGRRDWLAEPRRALDALKLARVANTLEMFTQ